The sequence GTGATGTAGGCGATCTTGAATGCCTGCGGTGTCATGTAGTCGTTTTTGTGGCTCTCCCAGAACGCTTTGAGTGCTGCGTCGGAGGTGTCAATGTTGACCATGGCACCGTCAAGCACTTTGTACTCGAACTTGTCGGCAATGCCGAGGGCGGTTTCGAACGCCGTCTTTTCGACACTGTTCGCCGTGGCAGGGAAAAGAGCAAAAAGCTTCTGGATCAGCAGCGCGCGGCGGATATCCGCTTCGTAGTCGACCGGGGTCAAACGGTTCTGTTTGAGCACTTTCTGGTAGAGCTCTTTGCTGAAGACACCGTTCTCAGTGAAGGCCTGCTGGGACTGCAGTACTGAGGCCACCTCTTTGTCGGTCGCTTCGAGGTTATAGCTGTTAGCCAGGTTGACGAGCAGGGCCTGGTTGACGAGCTGTTGTAACGCCTGTTTGTCCAGGCCGAGTTTTTTAGCTTGCTCTTCGTCGAACTGGCCCTGGAAGATCTGGCTGTAGCGGTTGAAAAGCTGTGCGTAGGTCTTCTGGAGTTCCCGGCTGGTGATGCTGACGTCACCGACTTTGGCCACGGCCCCCGATTTGTCGCCGTAGCTGTACTGTCCCCATCCGACAAATCCGGCCCCGATAAACGCGATCGTTGAGATCCAGATCGTTATGACGAGGTATTTTCGGTGTCGTTGCATCCATGTAATCATCTGTGTCGTTTGCCTTCTTGCGTCGTAGTTGTCAATTTTATAAGTTTAAAGCTTAAGAATTGCCTTAAACTCCCTGTTTTCCGCACGTTTTTTCACTGTGAGTTCAATATTTTTCGATAAGATTTTCAAAATTCTACCGTAGGAAGGGTACAAGATGAACAACCGCGAAATTTCCGAGAGGGACCTGCGCCATATCTGGCATCCGTGTACGCAGATGAAAGATCACGAATTTCTGCCGCTCACGCCGATCAAAAAGGGGAACGGTGTCTATCTCGAGGATTTCGACGGCAACTGCTATATCGACGCGGTGAGCAGCTGGTGGGTCAACCTTTTCGGCCATGCGAACCCGATCATCTCCTCGGCGGTCAAAACCCAGGCCGAAACGTTAGAGCACGTTATTTTGGCCGGCTTCACCCACGAGCCGGTTGTTCGTCTTTCCGAACGCCTGGCGGCGCTGACACCGGAGGGGCTAACGCGCTGTTTTTACGCGGACAACGGCTCGAGCGCCATTGAAGTTGCCCTGAAAATGGCCTATCACTATTATAAGAATATCGGAAAAGAGCGGCCGCTTTTCATCTCGCTGACGAACAGTTACCACGGCGAGACGATCGGGGCCCTTTCCGTCGGGGACGTGTCGCTCTACAAAGAGACCTACGGACCGCTCCTGCTGCACACGATCCAGACACCGGTACCGGCCGATCAGAGCGAGGAGGCCGCGTTAGCTGCCGCGGTGGAGTTGGAAGCCCTGCTCAAGGCCCGCGGGGAGGAGGTCGCAGCCCTCATCGTCGAGCCGCTGATCCAGGGGGCGGGGAACATGCATATGTACCATCCGCGCTACCTGAAAGAGGCGCGAAAACTGTGCGATGACTATGACATTATGTTGATCGCCGATGAAATTATGACGGGATTCGGACGAACCGGAACGATGTTTGCCTGCGAACAGGCGGGAATTACCCCGGATCTGATGACCCTTTCCAAGGGGTTGACCGGTGGTTATCTGCCGCTTTCTGTTACGATGACCACGGAAAAAGTATACGAGGCGTTCTACTGCGACTACAACCTCTATAAAGCATTTTTGCATTCGCACAGCTATACGGGCAATGCGCTTGCCTGCGCCGCGGCCAATGCCACGCTCGATATCTTTGAACTCGACAATGTCATCGAAGCCAACCGCAAACTCTCTGCGATGATGGCGGAGGGACTCAAACGTTTTGAAAGCCTGCCGAACGTCAAGTCGGTGCGGCAGACGGGGATGGTCGCCGCGGTGGAACTGCAGGGGTACGCTCCCGAGGAGCGTATCGGGTTGAAGGTCTTTGATTTCGCACTGACCAGAGGGGTGCTGCTGCGCCCCCTGGGGCCGGTCGTCTACTTCATGCCGCCCTACATTATTACTGAAGAGGAGCTCACCTACGTGATGGATACGGCCTACGAGGCAATTACGTCACTGTTGTAGTATTGAAATAAAAGTGCAGAATATCTGCGTGCGAGCGCTCCAAGAGCACTTCTTTCAGGGCGCACTCTGCTGATGTAGTGAAGCGGAATTCCGCAATGAAGTGAGGACAACGAGAACACAGCGTTAGCGTAGGTATCTGGGCTTTCGAGGAAACATCGCTTCGCGAGCAGTACCCTTGTTTTGCTCAGATGCCGTATAAAAGTTAGGAGAGCATACTCTGCCGGAGCATCAGGATCCGGCAGCTCTTCTCCAAAACGGCCAGCTGCTTCGCCATCTCATGCAGGTCACGGTTGTAGGCGTAGATGCCGTAGCCGCGGATGACGACCAGCTCCAGGTCGGAATTCAGCAGCCGTTTGGGGATCTCGGTGGAAGCACGCTCGTACCACTGGTCGAAGGAGCGGGGGTCATAGACTTCCACACGGGGCATCTCCTTGATCCCGAAGTAGTCCATGGGCTCGATGATGGGGTGCAGCAGGCTGTAGGCCATCGTATTGGGCGGCATCGAGAAGGTGATGAACTTCGCATCGCTGATCTGACGGTAGATGCTGTGGTGGATGGCCGCGTCGATACTGGCCTCGTTCCAGCGGTAGTCTTTCTGGAAATAGAGTTCGATCAGCTGCTGCTCGTTCATATGGTCGAAGATGGTGTCTTTCGTATTGATAATGAAACGGCTGTTGTCCGATTTGGCCGAGACGCTGCCGTGGTAGATGCTGAAGAACTCTTTGCGGAACATCGAGAGGGAAAAAGAGACGAGCTGTTCTTTGAGATGCTGTTTGTTCATAGCGCTATTGTAACGGAAGATAGGTGAATTTTTGTGTGAACGAGAAGGGGGTGGGGCCGGCCTTACGGCTGGCCGTTTCCGTACTGCTCGGCGAGATAGTCAGTGATGAGGGTCTGGTCCTCTTCGGTGATGGGCGCTTTGAACGCGTCGACCATCTTTTCGACTTTCTCTTTCCAGAAGCTGCGGGACTGTTTGCCCTGGTTCAGGATGTAGCCGAAAGAGTGGCAGGTCAGACAGTTGGCCTGGACCAGGTCGAAGTGTTTGCCCATCTTGATCTCAAACGGGACATATGGGACTTCGACATCCTCGTTCAGGACGGCGTGGAGATTAAGGGCGCCCAGGCTCAGCAGGGCGGCAAAGATTGTTTTTTTCATAAAGGCTCTCCTTAGACTACTTCGACGGTAACGACGTCGATTCCGTTAAATTTGTAACCGCCGTGGTTCCACTTGATGTCCTTGGCAAACGGCTGCTCTTCGCCGGCGCGGTTGATCGCCTTGGCCATGATGGTCTGCTTGCCGTACTTCTTCGGTTTGAAGTCGAAGGTGAAGGCGCGGAAGGCGTAGCGGCCCAGATCGTCGCCCAGCGTCGCCTCCTGCCACGTTTTGCCGTCGTCGAAGGAGAGCATGACCGCCTTGATTCCCGCACCGTAATCGAAGGCAACCCCGCGGATTGTCGCGTAGGAGTTGTGGTAGAGCGTTTCGCCGTTTGTCGGATAGCCGATGAAGGATTTGACGTTCATCTTCGTGATCGGTTTCGTCGGAACGTGCTCTCCCGGCTTCTGACATTCGCACTCGTTGTCCGGTACGCGGTACGCCTTGTCCATGAAGAAGAGGTGCTGATAGTCACTGGTGACGGTCAGGTTGCTCAGCATTTTGACCCAGCTGTCGGAGTAGGTGCCCGGGATGACGAGGCGGACAGGGTAGCCGTTGAGGTACGGCAGGTCCTCGCCGTTCATCTCATAGGCGACGATGACGTGGTCACCGATCTCCTCAAGGTGCAGTTCGCGGACAAAGTTCGGCGTTTCGTAGTAGGCAGCCGTTTCGGAGCCGTTGAAGCCGACCCACTCCGCCTCTTTTTTCAGCCCGGCACGTTCGAGGATGTCGCGCAGACGCACGCCTTTCCAGCGTGCGCACCCCATGGCGCCGCTGCCCCACTGGATACCGCCGGCCGTCGGTTTGAACGCGGAGCGGCTGTTACCGCCGCACTGCAGGACGGCATAGACCTCGACCGGCTCGAAGTCATGCTTCAGCTGGTCGACGGAGAGGGAGAGCTCGCGCTCGACGAGGCCGTTGACCTTGATACGGAAGGTTCCCAGGTCGATATGCGTCGGGATATCCGGCATGTGCCAGCGTACGAAGAACATGTCGTTCGGTGTCACCGGGTGGGCAAAGACGTAGCGCGGAGATTCGAGCAGCGGCGGACGGTCGGAGTAGGTGATCATCGGCCGTTTCTGCGGGAACGGAATGGAGGAGATTTTGCGGTTATCGACGGGCTGGCCCGCGGCAAAGGCATCGGGGCCCAGCGCGGTCACGCCGGCACCGGCCAGCGCGCCTTTAAGGAAAGATCTGCGTTTCATGATTTGAGGACCTTGAGACGATATAAAATCGTTTGATAAAAATTATGTCCGTATTTTATCAAAAATATATGGTTCAGAAAAATAAAACAAAAATGATACAATGTGCAATAAAACTGTACTTAAATGGGTGCCCTCCATCCCTGCTGGCAGGGGCTTTGAAGGTACAGGGGGAGGCAGAATGTATACGTTGAAACAGCTGGAACTTTTCCTCGATCTGGGACGGAGTGAAAAGATCATCGATACGGCCAAAAAATTCGGGCTGAGCCAGTCGGCCGTATCGATGGCGATCAAGGAGCTCGAGCGGCTGCTCGACGGACCGCTTTTCGAACGGATCGGCAAGCGGCTGGTGCTCAACGGGCGGGGGGCGATGCTGATGCGCAGTGCCTCCCCCCATGTCGATGCCCTGCATGCCCTCTACGACCAGATGCGCAGCGATTCGCTGCGCGGCGAGCTCCGCCTGGCGGCCAGCGTGACGATCGCGGAGTACTTCATCCCGACGCTGGTCTGCAACTACATGGAACAGAACGAACATGTCACGATCTCCCTCAAAAGCGCCAATACCGCCGACGTCATCCG is a genomic window of Sulfurimonas sp. HSL1-2 containing:
- a CDS encoding adenosylmethionine--8-amino-7-oxononanoate transaminase, which codes for MNNREISERDLRHIWHPCTQMKDHEFLPLTPIKKGNGVYLEDFDGNCYIDAVSSWWVNLFGHANPIISSAVKTQAETLEHVILAGFTHEPVVRLSERLAALTPEGLTRCFYADNGSSAIEVALKMAYHYYKNIGKERPLFISLTNSYHGETIGALSVGDVSLYKETYGPLLLHTIQTPVPADQSEEAALAAAVELEALLKARGEEVAALIVEPLIQGAGNMHMYHPRYLKEARKLCDDYDIMLIADEIMTGFGRTGTMFACEQAGITPDLMTLSKGLTGGYLPLSVTMTTEKVYEAFYCDYNLYKAFLHSHSYTGNALACAAANATLDIFELDNVIEANRKLSAMMAEGLKRFESLPNVKSVRQTGMVAAVELQGYAPEERIGLKVFDFALTRGVLLRPLGPVVYFMPPYIITEEELTYVMDTAYEAITSLL
- a CDS encoding class II aldolase and adducin N-terminal domain-containing protein, whose translation is MNKQHLKEQLVSFSLSMFRKEFFSIYHGSVSAKSDNSRFIINTKDTIFDHMNEQQLIELYFQKDYRWNEASIDAAIHHSIYRQISDAKFITFSMPPNTMAYSLLHPIIEPMDYFGIKEMPRVEVYDPRSFDQWYERASTEIPKRLLNSDLELVVIRGYGIYAYNRDLHEMAKQLAVLEKSCRILMLRQSMLS
- a CDS encoding sulfite:cytochrome C oxidoreductase subunit B produces the protein MKKTIFAALLSLGALNLHAVLNEDVEVPYVPFEIKMGKHFDLVQANCLTCHSFGYILNQGKQSRSFWKEKVEKMVDAFKAPITEEDQTLITDYLAEQYGNGQP
- a CDS encoding molybdopterin-dependent oxidoreductase; its protein translation is MKRRSFLKGALAGAGVTALGPDAFAAGQPVDNRKISSIPFPQKRPMITYSDRPPLLESPRYVFAHPVTPNDMFFVRWHMPDIPTHIDLGTFRIKVNGLVERELSLSVDQLKHDFEPVEVYAVLQCGGNSRSAFKPTAGGIQWGSGAMGCARWKGVRLRDILERAGLKKEAEWVGFNGSETAAYYETPNFVRELHLEEIGDHVIVAYEMNGEDLPYLNGYPVRLVIPGTYSDSWVKMLSNLTVTSDYQHLFFMDKAYRVPDNECECQKPGEHVPTKPITKMNVKSFIGYPTNGETLYHNSYATIRGVAFDYGAGIKAVMLSFDDGKTWQEATLGDDLGRYAFRAFTFDFKPKKYGKQTIMAKAINRAGEEQPFAKDIKWNHGGYKFNGIDVVTVEVV